The genomic DNA AAGAATTACCCTCTATAACATTTAATTTTTCCTCTTTTACATAAAAATAAAAAGGAGCTGGAGGTGTGTAAGCAGTTCTATGATTAACAACTCTTTTAAAACTTTCTGTAAAGGCAGCGTTGCTTCCTGTAAAAAAAGTTAATAGGCAAACAAAAACAGGAACTAAAGCATACTTTAAATACCTTAGGTTGTTTCTAAAGCTAATCGCTTTTGTAAAAGGAATAGGTTTTAAATCATTTGATTTTTGTTCAATACTAGCTAGTAGTAAATCTGATGGATTGCTATTTCTTTTCAGTTGCAATACATTTAAAAGTTTGTCTTTTACATCAGGAAAATGATTCCCTATGATTTTAGAAGATTCCTCTAATGAAATACCTTTTTGTAAACCGATAAGCTTGAAAAGAGGAAATAATATAAACCGAATTAGAAGTATTATTTCTACGAGAATAAAAATCCAAAACAAGATGGTTCTTGCAGTAGGTTTTAACCATAAAAAATATTCGATGAATAGGGTTAAAAAGAAATATAAGAACCCTAAAGAAAGAAATAAAATACTTCCTTTAATTAGCTCATTGGTATAGTACTTCTTAGAAAATTGCTGTAGCTTTTGCTCTATTTTTTGAAACTCACTCATAATTAACCTATAAAAGTACTACTTTTAAGAGTAAATTAATACACAAATTAATTAAAGCCTGCTAAATAAGTTAAATTTTAAGACAAATCAACAAAACCATTCAACAATAATGACTCCATTTAAAGTAGGAAAGCCGCTTAATTACTAAGAATTAATCCATTTTATAAGCGATTAACAAAAAGCGTTTTTTTAACGTTTTTATGGCTTTTACCGATGTTATAATTACCGATTTTAGTGTCGAAATTAAATTTATAATAATGGATAAAAAACCCCTATCAGAAGCAGCAGTAGCATCCTTAAAAAAGAAGCCGTTAGTAGCTATTTTTGGAGCAGGAGTCTCTGGATTAAAGATGGCTCATGAATGTATTAAACGAAATATGGAAGTGCACGTTTATGAAGAAAGAGCATTGCCTGGAGGAAAATGTATCGGATATATAGCGTCAGGATTACCTTCAGAATTAACACATCGGCAAATGTTTTCTAGTAATACAGTTTTATTAGAAACGCTAAAAGAAATTCCTACTAAAACAGGCAATTTACTAGAAAAATTAGAGCCTATTACTAATGTGCAGTTTGTGTGGACACATAAAGATAAATCAATGGATTTTTCTAGAGAAAACTTTTCGATATTAACAGAGCTTATAGATAATTTAAAATCTGCTAATGCTATGTTTTTTGATGGAGTTCCATTAAAAGATATTTATTGGTTTAAAACAAGATTAACTCAAAAAATAAAGAACTCAGAAGAAAAAGAAATGCCTATTTCTAAATATTTTGAATATGATAAACGACCAGAACTTGCAGCTTTTTTACATAAAGTACTTTCTTCTTGGATTGCAGGAAGTGATTTTAGTAGAACAGGAGACATTCTTCAGTTGCTTCTTTGTAAAAAAATAAAAGCTTCTCCTCTATCTCCTCCTACTTACAGCATTACTTTTAATGGACCTATTTCTGAATGTCTTATCATGCCTTGGTATCATTTTTTAAAAGAAAAGGGAGTAAAGTTTCATTTTAATTCTAAATTAGAAAGTGTACAAAGAGGAAATACAAAAGTAGAAAGTGTTATTTTGAATAATGGAGAAAAAGTTATTGCGGATGCCTATGCTATTGCAACACCTCCTGCCCCAGCCATTGCCGTTTTTCCTGAATTAAAACCACTTATTAATGTAGAAAATATAAAAAGTCATGGTTTTCAATTGCATATGAAAACGATCCCTGAAAAGTTTAAAAAGAAAACATTAGGAATTATTATTGATTCTGCTTGGGGATTGAGTTATAAAGTGTATCATACCAATAAATATCACCATACAAAGTTTGGAGAAGGTGTTGTAGCTACTCTTTCTATAACAGCAACTAGAATGGAGTATCATAATGGTATTGTATATAATAAACCGTTAATAGAATGTAATCATGAAGAGGTACGAGATGAAATTTTAGCGCAAATGGGGATTTCTAATGAAGTATTTGCAACTTGCTTTAATGGAGCGTTGAAAATAGGACCAGGTGCTTTAATTGTTCCTATAGAGGTAGCTAAAAAACAAGAGTATGATAGTTGGTTTAAAGGTCCTATTATACCAAATAGCTCTAAAGATGATGTTTGTTGGGTTATACAAGATCAATTAATAAACCCTTCTTATAAAAACAAAGTACATACAAAATCTTCTTTGTTAGAAAATGTTTACCTTGGAGGTGAATGGGTAAATAACGACAAGCAAAAATGGACGATCCCCTCTACTCTAGAGAGAAGTATGGAAAATGCATTGCATTGTACGGAAGAAATTATAAAAGATACGATAATTTCAAAGTAAAAAAGAATGAGCAATACAAAGCAAAATCAACATAGTTATTATCAACTAGCAACAACCTTATTATTTCTTGCGGGAGCCCTTATTTATTGTCAAGGAATCGTTTCCTTATCAAGGCAAAGTGTATGGTTTGAGTTTATGATAACAATAGTAGTGTTATTAATTGCAATTCCTATTTTTCAGAAATCGGAAAATTTTAAAGATGTTAAAAGGTTAATTATACTGGAAACAGGGTTTAATATTATTTGTTTAGTTGCTAAAGTATCTCCACTTGAAGAAGGCAAATGGTCTATGGCTTTAGACATTGCTTTTTCTGTTTTTTTTATTTTTCAAATAGGAGGGTTTATAGGTTCCCAAATTAAAAGCAAAAATTGGAGGTGTCTCCCTTCTTCTATAGCTTTAGGAATAGGTCTTCTATTTTGGAATGCCCATGGAAGTGGTACTTCAATAACAGTGCATAATGAATTACAATTTTGGGGAGGTAACACACCTAAAGCATTGCAATTCGTGTATTTGTTTTGGTTGTTAAACCTTCTTTTCGTGGAATATCGTTCTTTACTCCCTAAATTAACTTTGGCATCTGTTCATTTAGCCTCATTTATCATTGCTTTTAGTTCAGAAGAATTTTTTCATGCCAGAATTTTAACAGCAAGTCATTTAGTGATACTTAATGGAATAGTTATTTATAAATTACAAGATTGGCAAGGATATGATTTCTCTAGTATTTCTATTTTTAAAAAAATGAAAGAAAATACGCAATATGCTACGT from Tenacibaculum maritimum NCIMB 2154 includes the following:
- a CDS encoding FAD-dependent oxidoreductase, which codes for MDKKPLSEAAVASLKKKPLVAIFGAGVSGLKMAHECIKRNMEVHVYEERALPGGKCIGYIASGLPSELTHRQMFSSNTVLLETLKEIPTKTGNLLEKLEPITNVQFVWTHKDKSMDFSRENFSILTELIDNLKSANAMFFDGVPLKDIYWFKTRLTQKIKNSEEKEMPISKYFEYDKRPELAAFLHKVLSSWIAGSDFSRTGDILQLLLCKKIKASPLSPPTYSITFNGPISECLIMPWYHFLKEKGVKFHFNSKLESVQRGNTKVESVILNNGEKVIADAYAIATPPAPAIAVFPELKPLINVENIKSHGFQLHMKTIPEKFKKKTLGIIIDSAWGLSYKVYHTNKYHHTKFGEGVVATLSITATRMEYHNGIVYNKPLIECNHEEVRDEILAQMGISNEVFATCFNGALKIGPGALIVPIEVAKKQEYDSWFKGPIIPNSSKDDVCWVIQDQLINPSYKNKVHTKSSLLENVYLGGEWVNNDKQKWTIPSTLERSMENALHCTEEIIKDTIISK